The DNA region CACTTCCCTGGCAAGTCGGTCGGTAACTTCCCGGTCATTCAGGTAATTTGTTGTCAGTTGTTGGCGGTAAACTTCCAATTCTTTAATAAGGGCTGGAATGGTATCGACACCCATATCCCGGGCTGCCTGAACCTTTAATTTAAATTTAGTATAAAGGTTCAAATAATCCAAAAGTGATTTCCTGCTAAAATCAGCTTCTTTTTGGTTATTCTTACTGTAGATGTACTCAAATTCAGAAACCCGAACCTCTTTACCTGATACAGTAAACAGAACAGGATCTTTTTCTTGTGATTGGCCAATCACTGGAATCAATAATAAAAACAGGTAGCTTATAAATCTCATATTTTTTATTTTAAAAACGGTCAAAATTAAGCAGTAGATACGTTTATAGTTTATTTTATTGGGTGCTGAAATGCCGTATTAACGTAATATTAAAGGTATAATTGCAGAAAACAGGCTGTCAATCGAATCAAAACCGGCTGCATTTTGCGGATTCCCTCTAAATAACAGGATTTAGGCTTTAGCCTGATGACTTTTACCGGTCTTAATCCTGTAAAAAAACTCGTTTTACACGTGTAGAAATTCCACATAAGATCTCATAGGGAATGGTATCGGAAACTCTGGCAAGTTCTTCAATGGGACTGGTTTTCCCAAAAATTTCAATTTCCATCCCATCATAGGTCTGATTTACAGCGCTTAAATCGACCATACACATATCCATACAAACAACACCAATTAAAGGCACTGCAATCCTCCCACAGTGGAGTCGATAGGCCCGGCTGCCTGCAATTCTCGGTAAACCGTCGGCATAACCAATAGACAGAACCCCAATTTTACTGGGGTTTATAATTTTCCCGGAGCGATTGTAACTGACCGTTTCTCCCGGAGTGTAAGCTTTTATTTGGCTTACCCGGGTTTTGAGGGTATGAACTTTTTCAAGCTTTTTAGCCAATTCCGGATCAGTATCAATTCCGTAAAGCCCAATACCCAATCGGACCATGTCAAATTGCAAATCGGCATGTCTTGCGATACCGCCACTGTTCAATAAATGCAACAAAGGCTTGTATCCAATAGAGTCAATAATACAATTCGCCATTTCCAGAAAAAGTTGGCTTTGTTCTTTTGTAAAATCATCAAAAGCAGGCTGGTCGCTGGCAGACAAATGCGAAAAAATACTGACAACCTGAATCTGTTTATTTTGATTTAAAATACCACACAAACCCTCTACATCCGCTTTTAAAAAACCTAAACGGTGCATTCCCGTATCAAGCTTGAGGTGAATTTTAATGGGAGTCGCTCTGCCAACTTCCTGAAGCAGCCGTTGCAATTGATTTATCGAAAAAATTTCGGGTTCCAATCTAAAATCAAATAAACTATTAAAATCACTGGTACCTGTATTCATTACCAAAATGGGTAATTGAATGCCTTTTTGACGCAAAAGAATGCCTTCATCAGGATATGCAACAGCCAGATAATCTATTTTTTTATGTTCCAACAGGCGCGCAATTTCATAATGACCGCTTCCGTATGCAGCAGCTTTAACAACGGCCATTATTTTTGTTTCCGGTTTGAGTTTTGATTTATATACATGCAAATTATGGGTAACTGATTTTAAATCAATTTCCAAAATGGTGTCATGTTTTGATAAACTGAGTTGTTGAAAAAAATCTTCTAATCTATAAATTCTTGCTCCTTTGATTAAGATGAGTTCCTGGTGCAGATTAAATAAATTTGAATTTTCTAACAGCGCTTCTGTCGTATTAACAAAATAGGATTTAATATCTTTAGAAAGGTATTTTTGAATACTTCGAATGGCATGACCTACTCCAATTAATTTTTGTATTTTGTATTTTTCTAAAAGGTAGGCAACCGAACTCCAAAGTTCCGCTGGATTTTTTTGCTCTGCAAAATCTGTAAGCACCAAGGTCCTGGCCAATTGTTGATTTTGTTGATCTACAAATTGCAATGCTAATTGAAGTGACTTTAAATCCAAACTGTAACTGTCATTTATTAATATACATCCATTAATCCCTTCTTTTTGTTCCAATCGCATACTCAAATTATGCAAATGATCAAGTCCGGATTGTATTTCAAATTCAGTTAAGCCTAAATCAATACACATAGTCAAAACGTGCATGCAATTTTCAAGGGAGGCTTCGTCTCTAAATGCTAAAGAAAACGAATAGGCTTTTTGATTAAACGATAGATCAATTTGAACACCGGTATTCGTTTTTTTTACTTTTTGAATTTGAAGTGCAGCCTGAAGTTTTTGAGACCAACTTAAATTATTTAAATGGTTTTTACGATGATGGTCTATGCTTTCATAATCTTTACAATAAATTAATTTTTGAACTCCATCAAATAATTTTAATTTTTCTCTGGTCTTTTCATCGATCCCTGAAAATCCGGCTTGATGTGCATCACCAATATTGGTAAGAATTCCCAAAGTAGGTTGAATCATTTCACGCAATGTATCCATTTCTCCAACAGTGGATATCCCAGCTTCAAAAATTGCTAATTCATGTTCTTCGTTTAACTCTAAAACAGATAATGCAACACCGAGTTGCGAATTATATGACTTAGGATTTTTACAAATTTGAAATTTGGTTTGCAATAAACTGGCTAACCATTCTTTTACAATTGTTTTCCCATTGCTGCCAGTAACTCCAATGACGGGGATTAAAAATTTTGAACGGTGATAGCTTGCAAGTTTTTGAAGTGCATGCAATACATTCGCTACTTTTAAAAAACAAAGTTTATCATCGGATACAGGATCATAATTGCTTACAATAAATACCCGAATTCCTTTTTCAATACTTTCGTTAATAAATGCATGACCGTCTTTCTGAATTCCTTGCAGTGCAAAGAAAGCAGATGATTCAGGATGCATGATATAGCGGCTATCTGTTTCGACATGTAAAATTGTAACATCGGATAAAGCACGATTGTAATCTTTTACATTTAAAATTTCAGCAAGTTGACTGACCCGATAATTCATCAATTGAATTTAAGTCAAAAAAGTTTCAAGATCTTTTCCAATGTCTCTTCTGTAATATTTTCCTTCAAATTGAATTTGTTCAGCAATTTCATTACATTTTTGAACTGCTTCTGTAATCGTTTTACCCAATGAACTAACAGCTAATACCCTGCCACCATCAGTTTTCAAGCTGTAATCTTGTTCTTTGGTTCCTGCATGAAAAATCATTTGATCCGGGTCTGATAAAACAGGTAATTGAATTTCTTTGCCTTTTACATAGGTTCCAGGATATCCAGCACTAACTAACATAATGGTTGCAGCATAATCTGGATTGGTTTCGACAGTGATTTCATTTAATGTATGATCATCCATAGCTTGGATCAAGTGGATTAAATCATTTTTTAAACGAGGCATAATAACTTCTGTTTCAGGATCTCCTAACCGGCAATTGTACTCGATCACAAACGGATCACCATTTACATTGATTAAACCAAAAAAGATAAATCCTTTATATGGAATGGATTCTTGCATGAGTCCATTTAAAGTGGGTTGAATTATTTGATCCCGTACTTTTGTTAGCATTGCATCATCCACAAAAGCAACTGGTGAAATAGCTCCCATCCCACCTGTATTTAAACCGGTATCAGCTTCTCCGATTCGTTTGTAGTCTTTGGCTTCCGGAAGTAAAATATATTGACTTCCATTAGTCAAAATGAATACAGAAAATTCAATCCCTTTTAGAAATTCTTCAATAACAACAGTTTGGGATGCCTCTCCAAAACGACCTTTCAACAATTCAACCAATTCTTGTTCCGCGGTTACATGATCTTCACAAATTACCACTCCCTTGCCTGCCGCCAGTCCGGATGCTTTCAAAACGATGGGTGGTGTTAATTCATGAATGTAGTCCAAAGCAGCATCCAGTTCTTCTTGCTCAAATGTTTTGTATGCAGCAGTTGGAATTTGATGTCGTTTCATAAATTCTTTGGAAAAGGCCTTACTGCTTTCCAATTGTGCTCCGATTTTAGTGGGTCCCACCAAAATGGGCTTAAATTCCCAATCAGTTTTTAAAATGGCATCCATCAAACCATCAGCCAACGGAACTTCTGGTCCGCAAAGCACGATATCTATATTAAAATCAAGAATATGTTGCTTTATGAGATCAAAATCGGAGGCATTTCCCGGTAAATTCATGCCTAAGGAGGCGGTCCCGGGGTTTCCAGGTAGGGTAAATAAATTTGCCAACAATGGACTTTGTTTGATTTTAGCTGCCAGAGCATGTTCTCTGCCACCGGAGCCTAATATCATTACGTTTTTTTTCATAATTTTGAACAT from Saprospiraceae bacterium includes:
- the purD gene encoding phosphoribosylamine--glycine ligase — translated: MKKNVMILGSGGREHALAAKIKQSPLLANLFTLPGNPGTASLGMNLPGNASDFDLIKQHILDFNIDIVLCGPEVPLADGLMDAILKTDWEFKPILVGPTKIGAQLESSKAFSKEFMKRHQIPTAAYKTFEQEELDAALDYIHELTPPIVLKASGLAAGKGVVICEDHVTAEQELVELLKGRFGEASQTVVIEEFLKGIEFSVFILTNGSQYILLPEAKDYKRIGEADTGLNTGGMGAISPVAFVDDAMLTKVRDQIIQPTLNGLMQESIPYKGFIFFGLINVNGDPFVIEYNCRLGDPETEVIMPRLKNDLIHLIQAMDDHTLNEITVETNPDYAATIMLVSAGYPGTYVKGKEIQLPVLSDPDQMIFHAGTKEQDYSLKTDGGRVLAVSSLGKTITEAVQKCNEIAEQIQFEGKYYRRDIGKDLETFLT
- a CDS encoding bifunctional UDP-N-acetylmuramoyl-tripeptide:D-alanyl-D-alanine ligase/alanine racemase encodes the protein MNYRVSQLAEILNVKDYNRALSDVTILHVETDSRYIMHPESSAFFALQGIQKDGHAFINESIEKGIRVFIVSNYDPVSDDKLCFLKVANVLHALQKLASYHRSKFLIPVIGVTGSNGKTIVKEWLASLLQTKFQICKNPKSYNSQLGVALSVLELNEEHELAIFEAGISTVGEMDTLREMIQPTLGILTNIGDAHQAGFSGIDEKTREKLKLFDGVQKLIYCKDYESIDHHRKNHLNNLSWSQKLQAALQIQKVKKTNTGVQIDLSFNQKAYSFSLAFRDEASLENCMHVLTMCIDLGLTEFEIQSGLDHLHNLSMRLEQKEGINGCILINDSYSLDLKSLQLALQFVDQQNQQLARTLVLTDFAEQKNPAELWSSVAYLLEKYKIQKLIGVGHAIRSIQKYLSKDIKSYFVNTTEALLENSNLFNLHQELILIKGARIYRLEDFFQQLSLSKHDTILEIDLKSVTHNLHVYKSKLKPETKIMAVVKAAAYGSGHYEIARLLEHKKIDYLAVAYPDEGILLRQKGIQLPILVMNTGTSDFNSLFDFRLEPEIFSINQLQRLLQEVGRATPIKIHLKLDTGMHRLGFLKADVEGLCGILNQNKQIQVVSIFSHLSASDQPAFDDFTKEQSQLFLEMANCIIDSIGYKPLLHLLNSGGIARHADLQFDMVRLGIGLYGIDTDPELAKKLEKVHTLKTRVSQIKAYTPGETVSYNRSGKIINPSKIGVLSIGYADGLPRIAGSRAYRLHCGRIAVPLIGVVCMDMCMVDLSAVNQTYDGMEIEIFGKTSPIEELARVSDTIPYEILCGISTRVKRVFLQD